A genomic window from Fusarium falciforme chromosome 2, complete sequence includes:
- a CDS encoding TRAPPC10 domain-containing protein, which yields MEQPFSTSKVTVEYFDPHDVYKLLAPGLVPRLPLHNLNWQSHAGPLRSIDSLHVELIQGGIDPASATTPHPLRRSGSTIDDGFQTQTFGGRSASTEQGDTASIPSRTIGSQRRHQIPGLRRTPYLKVLLVRCDDNDSYKSSVRSEVREWIKTHTPSSSNSKKSSKQEKHDAFEWLIVHVVIPNTVAATQPRTSGRSEGAAEKATSRWRTGSTPLLEKMRADFSTPKTPFDRVAQIRIGINDLPYDQLPRVVPAVPTGYSENEHDAENAWNELIGKFKTLILMSFDMRVTQYEEDIKEKDGQRSLPGWNFCTFFILKEGLARGFESVGLVEDALVGYDELSVGLDSVIHEQADQGSPERHGGAMLNYTEELKKSVTAALASVSGNVEDEEAVDLQSNEPIKEQFDEIPISATKKAYRDMILANNVSVFDFRCYIFARQMALLLRLGNAWSSREELLAKLKEQQDSVLHGVAPLAPPPKQTEEAENLSMLAEICRRTLQFIPAVSQVMRRDILTALTTDEADDKHSLLTNPHLSEVMDNIVASFAFSVAQQILAQTSSKALPIPPSTLAPPESLEQKASIPEPKTMMHPARTSSLHVQTGPQLSQPLPSPGIFPGPGMPKTNNDKDAHFLKAGLEDLAARRAELYMLSRSILDGLGKKRGWSDGWNEAPIIAEAEADFEDISLDDKAPASDEATSEASEPEETDPLTVGVDSHLLQTALDNSDNFYRLYEILTDKALRHYTVANHDHAVQANMADLAVLKFFLKEYAAAASYFYRATPFFGESGWSSLELSMLVMYLHCLREMKSQDDYVRVALKLLTKSCAAEKERLEQRSKRVSTLGKPDPVDATSMKGIVGNLFDLASSLSSQVKVHLSNFFTDIELAGAPEYFEDEDKCCLTINLWSLLPDEIKLDAVAVRVSSSENGPAKELRFSRKEDIVLNPGMNSIKVDCTSVIPGKYKVDHLGLSSSNLFLHFERDINHTPPSTTNIFKHPDVVLFHRSGALDVQLSATKHTALDKNNTMDLVLDPGWNTLKNCEIRVKPATGGLRLLTIEAKVVGSTVDFAKKPESGGVFFFDEVAAETPFTLRFPYSVEQDIGDVSAKVDVWYTLESGEKYHFAKSMVVPISLALGVNVQDVFKHEALYSRFNVSTASHSPLRLHKSELIPSVLFESEFGVPPTGTTMIFSKQPATLLYRIKRKAGVRPGKRAAKTMYLKLYYTVLQTEIEQVIVGSILETLDKTPLKPFVRAITTAVVKETKALQTQDLERAALLRAVSTHFLADVPWEKSFAGIGKVPGSQEDASESITALLKGWQKSHPKVLIPTEQPEDPCTILIPVEIPSLPILHTADIQLQTPVTELLDQQPGAIPTVAVNQMLPATLLLRWTQVWDTDLQHTRDIEYSYEVVAPGDTWLLGGRRKGHFVIPGSSSEPLSSTAETEAEIPLIMIPLREGWLPYPGVEIREVKEVQDNQPQGCEVDLRNLGESVRAVGERKAVTVSLDASGPGGGPLVLESEDFGREGGRIVA from the exons ATGGAACAGCCATTCTCGACGTCAAAAGTGACTG TCGAGTACTTCGATCCTCACGATGTCTACAAGCTCCTCGCCCCTGGGCTAGTCCCCCGACTTCCTCTACACAATCTCAACTGGCAATCGCATGCCGGGCCTTTGCGGTCTATTGATAGTCTCCACGTCGAGCTCATTCAGGGAGGCATCGACCCCGCATCAGCAACAACGCCGCATCCCCTTCGACGCTCAGGCAGTACGATCGATGATGGCTTCCAGACGCAGACTTTCGGTGGTCGCTCGGCCTCGACCGAGCAAGGAGATACTGCATCAATACCCTCAAGGACTATTGGCAGCCAGCGACGACACCAGATTCCCGGTCTACGCCGCACACCCTATCTCAAGGTGCTCCTTGTGAGATGCGACGATAACGATTCTTACAAGAGTTCTGTCCGATCAGAAGTCAGAGAGTGGATCAAGACACATACACCGTCTTCAAGCAATTCTAAGAAAAGCAGCAAGCAGGAGAAGCACGATGCCTTCGAATGGCTTATCGTGCATGTGGTCATTCCCAACACCGTTGCCGCGACGCAACCAAGGACCAGCGGTCGATCGGAGGGAGCTGCAGAAAAGGCAACCTCACGATGGCGCACTGGCTCAACTCCTCTCCTAGAAAAGATGCGAGCAGACTTTAGCACCCCAAAGACCCCTTTCGATCGAGTCGCGCAAATCAGGATCGGCATCAACGACCTCCCATACGACCAGCTACCTAGAGTTGTTCCCGCCGTGCCGACAGGCTACTCAGAGAACGAACACGATGCCGAAAATGCCTGGAATGAGTTGATTGGAAAGTTCAAGACTCTCATCTTGATGTCATTCGACATGCGAGTAACCCAGTATGAGGAGGACATTAAAGAAAAGGATGGACAGCGAAGTCTTCCGGGATGGAACTTTTGCACCTTTTTCATTCTCAAAGAAGGTTTAGCAAGAGGCTTTGAGAGCGTTGGTCTCGTCGAGGACGCGTTGGTCGGATACGACGAGCTCAGCGTTGGGCTAGACTCTGTCATCCATGAGCAAGCTGATCAAGGGTCTCCCGAGCGACATGGCGGCGCCATGCTCAACTACACAGAGGAACTGAAGAAGTCGGTCACAGCCGCTCTCGCCAGTGTCAGTGGAAacgtggaggatgaggaggccgTTGACCTCCAGTCAAACGAGCCGATCAAGGAACAATTCGACGAGATCCCCATCAGCGCAACGAAAAAGGCCTATCGGGATATGATTCTGGCTAACAACGTTTCCGTCTTTGACTTCCGATGCTACATATTTGCTCGACAGATGGCTCTGCTGTTGCGACTCGGCAATGCTTGGTCATCCCGGGAGGAGTTgctggccaagctcaaggagcagcAAGACTCTGTCCTGCATGGTGTTGCGCCTCTTGCACCTCCACCTAAACAGACCGAGGAGGCGGAGAACTTGTCTATGCTGGCCGAGATTTGTCGGAGAACTCTACAGTTCATCCCAGCAGTGTCTCAGGTTATGCGTCGAGATATCCTTACTGCCCTAACGACAGATGAGGCAGATGACAAGCACAGCCTTCTCACGAATCCTCATCTGTCCGAAGTCATGGACAACATTGTCGCCTCGTTCGCCTTTTCCGTTGCGCAGCAGATCCTCGCCCAGACATCGTCAAAGGCTCTTCCGATTCCCCCATCAACACTCGCCCCTCCGGAGAGTCTCGAGCAGAAAGCATCTATCCCTGAACCCAAGACGATGATGCATCCTGCACGAACTTCCTCCCTCCATGTTCAAACAGGTCCGCAACTCTCACAACCTTTGCCAAGTCCTGGCATATTCCCTGGGCCCGGCATGCCGAAAACCAACAATGACAAGGATGCCCATTTTCTCAAGGCTGGCCTCGAGGACTTGGCTGCTAGGCGCGCCGAGCTTTACATGCTATCTCGAAGCATCCTAGATGGGTTGGGTAAAAAGCGCGGTTGGAGTGACGGATGGAACGAAGCGCCCATCATTGCGGAAGCTGAGGCCGACTTTGAAGACATTAGTCTTGATGACAAGGCTCCTGCTTCTGATGAAGCTACCTCTGAGGCATCTGAACCTGAAGAGACCGATCCTTTGAcggttggtgttgatagCCACCTACTCCAAACCGCGCTGGACAACTCGGATAACTTCTACCGACTTTACGAGATACTCACAGACAAGGCTCTGCGGCATTACACGGTAGCGAACCATGACCACGCTGTGCAAGCCAACATGGCAGACCTTGCTGTGCTCAAGTTCTTCCTCAAGGAATacgctgccgccgcctcctacTTTTACCGAGCGACACCATTCTTTGGCGAAAGCGGATGGAGCTCTCTCGAGCTATCCATGCTTGTCATGTACTTGCACTGTCTTCGCGAAATGAAGTCACAGGACGATTACGTGCGTGTCGCCCTCAAGCTTCTTACCAAGTCGTGtgcggccgagaaggagagacTTGAACAACGTTCAAAGAGAGTTTCGACTCTTGGAAAGCCTGATCCTGTAGATGCGACCTCGATGAAGGGCATTGTGGGCAATCTGTTTGACCTTGCTTCGTCTTTGTCTTCTCAAGTCAAGGTGCATCTGTCAAACTTCTTCACGGATATCGAACTAGCAGGTGCCCCAGAGTAttttgaggatgaagacaaGTGCTGTCTCACAATCAACCTCTGGAGTCTATTACCCGACGAGATCAAGCTGGATGCCGTGGCTGTCCGAGTGTCGTCAAGCGAGAATGGGCCTGCCAAGGAGCTAAGGTTCTCAAGAAAGGAGGACATTGTGTTGAACCCGGGCATGAACAGTATCAAAGTGGACTGCACT TCTGTTATCCCCGGAAAGTACAAGGTCGACCATCTTGGCCTCTCCTCGAGCAACCTCTTCCTTCACTTCGAACGCGACATCAACCATACACCACCATCAACGACTAATATCTTCAAACATCCCGATGTTGTGCTCTTCCACCGGTCTGGGGCGCTGGACGTCCAGCTTTCGGCGACTAAGCATACTGCTCTAGACAAGAACAACACCATGGACCTCGTCCTTGATCCGGGCTGGAACACTCTGAAGAATTGCGAGATACGGGTGAAGCCGGCAACAGGAGGCCTCCGTCTACTAACGATTGAAGCCAAGGTGGTCGGATCAACAGTCGACTTTGCAAAGAAGCCCGAGTCAGGAGGTGTTttcttctttgacgaggTTGCTGCCGAGACTCCATTTACTCTGCGATTCCCGTACTCTGTTGAACAAGATATCGGCGATGTATCTGCCAAGGTCGATGTGTGGTATACTCTTGAATCTGGCGAAAAGTACCACTTTGCCAAGTCGATGGTGGTTCCCATCTCCTTGGCGTTGGGCGTCAATGTCCAAGATGTGTTCAAGCATGAGGCGCTCTATTCGCGCTTCAACGTCTCTACAGCGAGCCACAGCCCGTTGCGACTACACAAGAGCGAACTGATCCCATCTGTCCTGTTTGAGTCAGAGTTTGGAGTTCCGCCCACTGGCACAACCATGATCTTCTCCAAACAACCTGCCACTCTCTTATACCGGATAAAGAGAAAGGCTGGCGTCAGACCCGGAAAGCGAGCTGCAAAGACCATGTACCTCAAACTCTACTACACTGTGCTTCAGACCGAGATTGAGCAGGTGATTGTGGGATCCATACTCGAGACCCTTGACAAGACTCCGCTCAAGCCATTTGTGAGGGCCATCACGACAGCGGTTGTCAAGGAGACAAAGGCGCTACAGACGCAAGACCTGGAGAGAGCAGCTTTGCTAAGGGCAGTGTCTACCCACTTCTTGGCTGATGTACCATGGGAAAAGTCGTTTGCTGGCATTGGAAAGGTACCAGGGTCACAAGAGGATGCCTCTGAGAGTATTACAGCTCTGCTCAAGGGTTGGCAAAAGTCTCACCCTAAAGTATTGATCCCTACAGAACAGCCAGAGGACCCTTgcaccatcctcatcccaGTCGAGATCCCTTCACTTCCTATCCTACACACAGCCGATATCCAGCTTCAGACGCCAGTGACGGAACTCCTAGACCAGCAGCCTGGAGCAATTCCAACTGTGGCAGTCAACCAGATGCTCCCTGCGACGCTTCTCCTCAGGTGGACACAAGTATGGGACACGGACCTACAGCACACCAGGGACATTGAGTACAGCTACGAGGTGGTAGCACCGGGCGACACTTGGCTCCTCGGAGGCCGTCGCAAGGGCCACTTTGTCATCCCTGGGTCATCCAGCGAACCTCTATCGTCGACGGCCGAAACTGAAGCCGAGATCCCACTAATCATGATCCCCTTACGCGAGGGCTGGCTGCCGTACCCAGGTGTCGAGATCCgtgaggtcaaggaggtgCAGGACAACCAACCACAGGGGTGCGAGGTGGACTTGCGGAACCTGGGCGAGTCGGTGCGTGCTGTCGGCGAGAGGAAGGCTGTCACAGTGAGCCTGGATGCGAGCGGCCCTGGTGGGGGGCCGTTGGTGTTGGAGAGTGAAGACTTTGGGAGGGAAGGGGGAAGGATCGTGGCGTAG
- a CDS encoding Methylthioribose-1-phosphate isomerase, with translation MSTLQAVKYTRGKLEVLDQLRLPHEFHYDEVSNRTEAFDSIYTMRVRGAPAIAIVAALGLAVELHNGSCTASSAEEAIGQIEEALDYLKESRPTAVDLTNAINQLKARIREVGSTATKEAVISAFIEEAEKIFEKDLKTNLSIGDFGAEWLRAQVGASPEQQISVLTHCNTGSLATSGHGTALGIIRTLQTKKLLQHAFCTETRPYNQGSRLTAFELVFEGIPSTLITDSMAASLFRTRKQEKNIAAVIVGADRVVRNGDTANKIGTYQLAVLAKHHGVKFIVAAPTTSIDLETETGDGIKIEERKKEELTQVTGAVIKPDGTVDESSKVRVATADQRINVWNPAFDVTPAEFIDTVVTEKGAIEKGPDGKFDFSQILPERWAKITSA, from the coding sequence ATGTCTACTCTTCAGGCTGTCAAGTACACCCGCGGCAAGCTCGAAGTTCTCGACCAACTCCGCCTCCCCCACGAATTCCACTACGATGAGGTCTCCAACAGGACTGAGGCATTCGACAGCATTTATACTATGCGAGTTCGTGGCGCCCCGGCCATCGCCATTGTCGCTGCCCTGGGTCTTGCAGTAGAGCTTCACAATGGAAGCTGCACAGCTTCATCCGCCGAAGAGGCCATCGGCCAGATTGAAGAAGCTCTCGATTACCTCAAGGAGAGCCGACCCACGGCCGTGGACCTGACCAATGCTATTAACCAGCTCAAGGCCAGGATACGGGAAGTTGGAAGCACCGCGACCAAGGAGGCCGTCATTTCTGCATTTATCGAGGAAGCAGAGAAGATCTTTGAGAAGGATCTCAAGACCAACCTGTCTATTGGCGACTTTGGTGCCGAGTGGCTGCGCGCCCAAGTCGGCGCTTCCCCCGAACAGCAGATCTCGGTCCTCACCCACTGCAACACTGGATCGCTCGCCACCTCCGGCCACGGCACTGCTCTGGGAATTATCCGAACACTTCAAaccaagaagctcctccagcacGCCTTCTGCACCGAGACTCGTCCCTACAACCAAGGAAGTCGACTTACCGCCTTTGAGCTCGTCTTTGAAGGCATTCCCAGCACTCTCATCACCGATTCCATGGCTGCATCTCTTTTCCGCACCCGAAAGCAAGAGAAGAACATTGCCGCTGTTATTGTTGGAGCCGACCGAGTTGTGCGCAACGGCGATACGGCCAACAAGATTGGCACATACCAACTGGCTGTTTTAGCCAAGCACCACGGAGTCAAGTTCATTGTCGCGGCACCCACAACCAGCATTGACCTTGAGACGGAGACGGGTGATGGCATCAAGATTgaggagagaaagaaggaggagctcaCGCAGGTCACTGGAGCTGTGATCAAGCCTGATGGTACCGTGGACGAGAGCTCCAAGGTGCGGGTGGCTACCGCCGACCAGAGGATCAACGTGTGGAACCCTGCTTTTGATGTTACTCCCGCCGAGTTCATCGACACCGTGGTCACTGAGAAGGGCGCTATCGAGAAGGGTCCTGACGGCAAGTTTGACTTTAGCCAAATCCTGCCAGAGCGCTGGGCCAAGATCACTAGTGCTTAA
- a CDS encoding M20-dimer domain-containing protein codes for MRVASLVGVLASASLALCSGQQQPLGASTQAPLSSDAPTYRSELLSLHKSLIEISSISGTEHGVGVWLESYLAGKGYSTSRQRIRPFENTPPGKDRFNVLAWRPSDDFDPKVAISSHIDVVPPHIPYGIEEGEITKETRISGRGSVDAKGSVAAQITAVEELFKAGKVDASQLLLLFVVGEEKTGDGMRGFSDALASKELPYNLDAVIFGEPTENKLACGHKGALFCDVTTKGFPGHSGYPWLGKSANELMIRAFAKILDTDLGTSELFGNTTVNIGSFHGGVAANVIPEQAVVGLGVRVASGEQEDGHQLVHDKIQAIFDEIDKDAFTFDCSHGYGPVKANCDVDDFETIVVNYGTDIPNLKGDQTRYLYGPGNILVAHGAQENVTVADLETAVEDFQKLILHALKQ; via the exons ATGCGCGTCGCTTCACTCGTCGGTGTCCTCGCCTCGGCATCTCTCGCGCTCTGCtctggccagcagcagcccctCGGCGCATCCACCCAAGCTCCCCTCTCGAGCGATGCCCCCACGTACCGATCGGAGCTTCTGAGCTTGCACAAGTCCCTGATTGAGATCTCGTCCATCTCTGGGACTGAACACGGTGTCGGCGTGTGGCTCGAGTCTTATCTAGCTGGAAAGGGCTACTCCACATCGCGGCAAAGGATTCGCCCTTTCGAAAACACGCCTCCTGGCAAGGATCGGTTCAACGTGCTGGCATGGCGACCGAGCGACGACTTTGATCCCAAGGTGGCTATAAGCAGCCACATTGACGTTGTCCCACCTCATATCCCGTACGGAATCGAGGAAGGCGAGATTACAAAGGAGACGAGAATCTCTGGTCGAGGAAGCGTTGACGCCAAGGGCAGCGTCGCGGCACAGATCACCGCCGTTGAGGAGCTATTCAAGGCGGGCAAGGTTGACGCCAGCCAGCTGCTGCTACTCTTTGTCGTTGGCGAGGAAAAGACTGGCGACGGCATGCGAGGCTTCAGCGATGCTCTCGCCAGCAAGGAGCTTCCCTACAACCTCGACGCCGTCATCTTTGGTGAGCCGACCGAGAACAAGCTCGCGTGTGGACACAAGGGCGCTCTGTTCTGTGATGTCACTACCAAGGGCTTTCCTGGACACAGCGGCTACCCATGGCTCGGAAAGTCGGCCAACGAGCTCATGATCCGTGCCTTTGCCAAAATCCTCGATACGGACCTTGGTACCAGTGAATTGTTTGGAAACACGACTGTCAACATTGGTAGCTTCCACGGAGGAGTGGCGGCGAATGTCATTCCTGAACAGGCTGTTGTTGGACTTGGTGTGCGAGTCGCCAGTGGAGAGCAAGAGGACGGACACCAACTTGTCCATGACAAGATTCAGGCCATCTTTGACGAGATTGACAAGGACGCCTTTACCTTTGACTGCAGCCATGGATACGGCCCCGTCAAGGCCAACTGTGATGTCGACG ATTTCGAGACCATAGTCGTCAACTACGGAACCGACATTCCCAATCTCAAGGGCGATCAAACGAGGTATCTGTATGGCCCAGGAAACATTCTGGTGGCACATGGCGCGCAAGAAAACGTGACCGTTGCTGATCTTGAGACGGCTGTAGAGGATTTCCAAAAGCTGATCCTCCATGCGTTGAAGCAATAA
- a CDS encoding AA-permease domain-containing protein, whose protein sequence is MEKDIETKGQGDVPQDVNFRAIAEGTSDLVYQHDQLERGLKSRHIQFLALGGAIGTGLFVGSGVTLSIVGPLPLFFGYLVMMLIVWNIMNNLAEMATLLPVKGVTVPYFIDRFVCPSLGFAAGWNYWMAYALLIGAEASAVAILFDYWDTNVHSAVWLTIYLVVILGLNIIAVSFFGEAEFWFASIKLITIVGLILTGLVIMLGGAPNGDRIGFRYWNNPGAVKTYLVHSNKNTGRFLAFWTGIIRAGFAYITSPELIAVAAGETIAPRRNIPKAAGRFVYRLAIFYGLGSLMIGIITPSNDPNLLNPESNANSSPWVIGIQNAGIGVLNHIINAAILTSAWSAGNALLYAGSRVLYSLAINGQAPRFLRHTNRRGVPWVAILCTWSIGILSFLNVNNSGAKVFTWFMNLTTISGFIAWILIMITFIRFRKALEVQGLMHTLPYMTNLQPYATYFMLVLLILLTLTNGFQVFFPGNFNASDFLAAYITLPIFLALYIGHKIYSRSWRFAYPVEEVDVVTGVKEMEELAALDERPVPKNLWQKIWFWIA, encoded by the exons ATGGAGAAGGACATTGAAACAAAGGGGCAGGGGGATGTCCCCCAGGATGTCAACTTCCGAGCCATCGCCGAAGGAACTTCTGATCTCGTCTACCAACATGATCAACTTGAGCGTGGACTGAAGAGTCGGCATATTCAGttccttgctcttggtgGAGC TATCGGCACTGGTCTTTTTGTTGGTTCTGGTGTAACACTCTCCATCGTGGGACCCCtgcctctcttctttggctACCTCGTCATGATGCTCATTGTATGGAACATCATGAACAACTTGGCGGAGATGGCCACCCTCCTGCCCGTCAAAGGTGTCACGGTCCCATACTTTATCGATCGGTTCGTCTGCCCGAGCTTGGGTTTCGCTGCTGGCTGGAACTACTGGATGGCTTATGCTTTGCTCATCGGCGCCGAGGCCTCAGCCGTCGCCATCCTCTTTGACTATTGGGATACCAACGTCCATTCTGCTGTCTGGCTGACCATCTACCTTGTCGTCATTCTCGGCCTCAACATTATTGCCGTTTCCTTCTTTGGAGAAGCCGAGTTTTGGTTTGCTAGTATTAAGCTCATCACCATTGTTGGTCTGATTCTCACTGGCCTGGTCATCATGCTTGGCGGAGCCCCCAACGGTGACCGAATTGGCTTTAGATACTGGAACAACCCTGGTGCTGTCAAGACATACTTAGTCCACAGCAACAAGAACACGGGTCGCTTCTTGGCTTTTTGGACGGGCATTATCCGAGCCGGTTTCGCCTACATCACCTCACCCGAACTGATTGCCGTGGCTGCCGGTGAAACCATTGCGCCCCGTCGAAACATTCCCAAGGCAGCAGGCCGCTTCGTCTACCGTCTCGCCATCTTCTACGGCCTAGGATCATTGATGATTGGTATCATCACCCCGTCCAACGATCCCAACCTTCTCAACCCAGAGTCCAACGCAAACTCATCCCCCTGGGTCATCGGAATTCAAAACGCTGGCATTGGAGTTTTGAACCACATCATTAACGCTGccatcttgacctcggccTGGTCTGCCGGAAATGCCCTGCTATACGCAGGAAGTCGTGTTCTGTACAGTCTCGCGATCAACGGCCAAGCCCCTCGTTTCCTCAGACACACCAACAGAAGGGGTGTTCCTTGGGTTGCTATCCTGTGCACCTGGTCCATCGGTATTCTAAGCTTCTTGAATGTCAACAACAGCGGTGCCAAGGTGTTTACTTGGTTCATGAACCTTACAACCATCAGCGGCTTCATCGCTTGGATTCTCATCATGATCACGTTCATCCGTTTCCGCAAGGCGCTAGAGGTCCAAGGCCTTATGCACACGCTGCCTTACATGACAAACCTGCAGCCATATGCAACATATTTCATGTTGGTCCTGCTCATCCTTCTCACCCTAACCAACGGATTCCAGGTCTTCTTCCCTGGCAACTTTAACGCATCTGACTTCCTTGCTGCATACATCACTCTGCCCATCTTCCTTGCTCTGTACATTGGTCACAAGATATATAGCAGGTCTTGGCGGTTTGCCTATCcggtggaggaggtggatGTCGTCACCGgggtcaaggagatggaAGAACTGGCAGCCTTGGATGAACGCCCAGTGCCCAAGAATCTCTGGCAAAAGATTTGGTTCTGGATTGCTTAA